A genomic segment from Hyalangium minutum encodes:
- a CDS encoding nuclear transport factor 2 family protein: MYDDAFEIRHIAESLLYRYATCLDDGPLEHWPRCFTDTGQYRLIPRENLVQNVPVALMHCTSRGQLEECVTTLMRTHATVPYACRHLYTNVQVELPRGGRALVRANYAIYHMVEEGEVDLLSMGRVEARVLLEPQPLFERMDVIYEMCRLSGLKIYPL, translated from the coding sequence ATGTACGACGACGCCTTCGAGATCCGCCACATCGCGGAGTCCTTGCTGTACCGGTACGCCACGTGTCTGGACGACGGGCCGCTGGAGCACTGGCCCCGCTGCTTCACCGACACGGGCCAGTACCGGCTCATCCCCCGGGAGAACCTCGTGCAGAACGTGCCGGTGGCACTGATGCACTGCACCTCGCGCGGCCAGTTGGAGGAGTGCGTCACCACCCTGATGCGGACCCACGCCACGGTGCCGTACGCCTGCCGTCACCTGTACACGAACGTCCAGGTGGAGCTGCCCCGAGGGGGCCGCGCGCTCGTCCGGGCCAACTACGCCATCTACCACATGGTGGAAGAGGGCGAGGTGGACCTGCTCAGCATGGGCCGCGTGGAGGCTCGCGTGCTCCTGGAGCCCCAGCCCCTCTTCGAGCGCATGGACGTCATCTACGAGATGTGCCGGCTGTCCGGGCTGAAGATCTACCCGCTCTAG
- the yedA gene encoding drug/metabolite exporter YedA has product MSSTAPSLTAALHAESTPADPRKGWIVFCLFALYVIWGSTYLAIRWTLVGGFTPLMMGGLRFTVAGTILYAVLRLRGMAAPTREQWKAGAFTGLLLLVIGNGCVAFAQQSVPSGVAALVVGSMPLWAALFGGLSDGQWPGRAERWGLGLGFFGIVLLNQGGELGHQGLPVLALLFAPLSWAYGSVWGRRSPSMPPGLMTTATQMICAGVMLVGLSFAVGERMTHLPDTRALLSFVYLIGFGSLVAFSAYGYLLRNARPAIATSYAYVNPLVAMLLGLGLGGETPGPHAFLAMTAILAAVVLITRKASKPRRAEAAATGISTS; this is encoded by the coding sequence GTGTCCTCGACCGCTCCCTCACTGACCGCCGCGCTCCACGCCGAGTCCACTCCTGCGGACCCGCGTAAGGGCTGGATCGTCTTCTGTCTCTTCGCGCTGTACGTCATCTGGGGCTCCACGTACCTGGCCATCCGCTGGACGCTCGTGGGCGGCTTCACCCCGCTGATGATGGGCGGCCTGCGCTTCACGGTGGCAGGCACCATCCTCTACGCGGTGTTGCGGCTGCGGGGCATGGCGGCGCCCACGCGGGAGCAGTGGAAGGCGGGGGCGTTCACCGGGCTGCTGCTGCTCGTCATCGGCAACGGGTGCGTGGCGTTCGCGCAGCAGTCGGTGCCCTCGGGCGTCGCGGCGCTGGTGGTGGGCAGCATGCCGCTGTGGGCGGCGCTCTTTGGCGGCCTCTCCGACGGCCAGTGGCCAGGCCGCGCCGAGCGCTGGGGCCTAGGGCTGGGTTTCTTCGGCATCGTCCTGCTGAACCAGGGCGGTGAGCTGGGCCACCAGGGGCTGCCCGTGCTCGCGCTCCTGTTCGCGCCGTTGAGCTGGGCGTACGGCTCCGTCTGGGGCCGGCGCAGCCCCTCCATGCCACCGGGGCTGATGACCACCGCGACGCAGATGATCTGCGCGGGGGTCATGCTGGTGGGGCTGAGCTTCGCCGTAGGCGAGCGGATGACGCACCTGCCCGATACCCGCGCCCTGCTCTCCTTCGTGTACCTCATTGGCTTCGGCTCGCTCGTGGCGTTCAGCGCGTATGGCTACCTGCTGCGCAACGCGCGCCCGGCGATCGCCACCAGCTACGCCTACGTGAACCCCCTGGTGGCGATGCTGCTCGGCCTGGGCCTGGGCGGCGAGACGCCGGGGCCCCATGCCTTCTTGGCCATGACGGCCATCCTCGCGGCGGTGGTGCTCATCACGCGCAAGGCCTCCAAGCCACGGCGCGCGGAAGCGGCGGCGACTGGCATCTCGACCTCCTGA
- a CDS encoding cyanophycinase produces MRKKHAGDLLVIGGSEQKESDEDRAILAYAAKQAGTQGHILLLTVASSEPEAMEETYRAAFGRLGANRLEVLDIRTREQAYDPANLQKVEEAAVMFFTGGDQLRITSQIGGSPLLERILALHKSGTAIVGTSAGAAAMSETMLIGGPTNKSCLATLAMAPGLGLLEGVVVDSHFAERGRFGRLMGAVAQNPHNLGIGIDEDTAIHVTNDEEFVVLGSGAVYVIDGSTIRYTNLSDRQKAERIFTIHDARVHVLGRDDRFSLTERRPIAPPKIVQ; encoded by the coding sequence ATGAGGAAGAAGCACGCGGGCGACCTTCTCGTGATTGGCGGCAGCGAGCAGAAGGAGTCCGATGAGGACCGTGCCATCCTCGCGTACGCGGCGAAGCAGGCGGGCACCCAGGGCCACATCCTCCTGCTCACCGTGGCCTCCTCGGAGCCTGAGGCCATGGAGGAGACCTACCGGGCGGCCTTCGGGCGGCTGGGCGCGAATCGGCTGGAGGTGCTCGACATCCGCACGCGGGAGCAGGCCTACGATCCCGCCAACCTCCAGAAGGTCGAGGAGGCCGCGGTGATGTTCTTCACGGGTGGCGACCAGCTGCGCATCACCAGTCAGATTGGAGGCTCGCCGCTGTTGGAGCGCATCCTCGCGCTGCACAAGTCCGGCACCGCCATCGTCGGCACCTCGGCGGGCGCGGCGGCCATGTCCGAGACGATGCTGATCGGTGGTCCCACCAACAAGTCGTGCCTCGCCACGCTGGCCATGGCTCCAGGACTGGGGCTGTTGGAAGGTGTCGTGGTGGATTCGCACTTCGCCGAGCGCGGACGCTTCGGGCGGTTGATGGGCGCCGTGGCGCAGAACCCTCACAACCTGGGCATCGGCATCGATGAGGACACCGCCATCCACGTGACGAATGACGAGGAGTTCGTCGTGCTGGGCTCGGGCGCGGTGTACGTCATCGACGGCTCGACCATCCGCTACACGAACCTCTCCGACCGGCAGAAGGCCGAGCGCATCTTCACCATCCACGACGCGCGGGTCCACGTGCTGGGCCGCGACGATCGCTTCAGCCTGACGGAGCGCAGGCCCATCGCGCCCCCCAAGATCGTTCAGTGA
- a CDS encoding amidohydrolase family protein translates to MLTLIRNGTLLIPAPAGVQSLLLVGDRIARLGPVEESALSALGLPFEVVDASGCLVIPGLVDPHEHIIGAGGEKGFSSRMPEVRVEQLLLAGITTVVGCLGTDSSTRHLGALVGKARQLTEQGVTALLYTGGFHLPPRTLTGSVEDDLTFIDCMIGVGEVAISDVRSSQPTVDELARLVSSALVGGRTAGKAGVTHFHAGPGRARLAMLHALLDGYEVLPESLYVTHANRTEALMDDAIALARRGAFVDLDTVDPGLGPWIRYYLDHGGAPGQLTVSSDAHTAGASPARLLEELISTVREHGFALDRVLPFFTSNPATALKLPRKGRLALGADADVLVMKEDTLELLHVFTRGQHRVGDGQIVVAQGDGGV, encoded by the coding sequence ATGCTCACCCTCATCCGGAACGGGACCCTGCTCATTCCGGCGCCTGCCGGCGTCCAGTCCCTGCTGCTCGTGGGGGACCGGATCGCCCGGCTCGGGCCGGTGGAGGAGTCCGCGCTGTCCGCGCTCGGGCTGCCCTTCGAGGTGGTGGACGCGAGCGGCTGTCTTGTCATCCCCGGACTGGTGGATCCGCACGAGCACATCATCGGTGCGGGGGGAGAGAAGGGGTTCTCCAGCCGCATGCCGGAGGTGCGGGTGGAGCAGCTGCTGCTCGCGGGCATCACCACCGTGGTGGGGTGTTTGGGGACGGACAGCTCCACGCGGCACCTGGGCGCGCTGGTCGGCAAGGCCCGGCAGCTCACGGAGCAGGGCGTGACGGCCCTCCTTTATACGGGTGGTTTTCATCTCCCGCCGCGCACGCTCACCGGCTCCGTGGAAGATGACCTGACCTTCATCGACTGCATGATCGGCGTGGGCGAGGTGGCCATCTCGGATGTCCGCTCCAGCCAGCCCACGGTGGACGAGCTGGCGCGCTTGGTGTCCTCGGCGCTGGTGGGCGGGAGGACGGCGGGCAAGGCGGGGGTGACGCACTTCCACGCGGGGCCTGGGCGCGCACGGCTCGCGATGCTCCATGCGCTGCTGGATGGGTACGAGGTGCTGCCGGAGTCCCTCTACGTCACCCACGCCAACCGGACCGAGGCGCTCATGGACGACGCCATCGCCTTGGCTCGCCGGGGTGCCTTCGTGGACCTGGACACGGTGGACCCAGGGCTGGGCCCGTGGATCCGCTACTACCTGGACCACGGCGGCGCGCCGGGCCAGCTCACCGTCTCCTCGGATGCGCACACCGCGGGCGCGTCGCCTGCCCGCCTGCTCGAAGAGCTGATTTCTACTGTGCGCGAGCATGGCTTCGCGCTCGATCGAGTGCTGCCCTTCTTCACGAGCAACCCCGCGACTGCCCTGAAGCTCCCCCGGAAAGGGCGGCTCGCCCTGGGGGCCGATGCAGATGTTCTGGTGATGAAGGAGGACACCCTGGAACTGCTCCACGTCTTCACGCGAGGCCAGCACCGGGTGGGGGACGGACAGATCGTCGTGGCGCAAGGAGACGGGGGCGTATGA
- the cphA gene encoding cyanophycin synthetase gives MTAHGVTVRKIQALRGPNLYAYKTVLRVELDIGPLEERPSNSFPGFVERLTSWLPGLHRHECSVGRPGGFVERLHRGTYLAHITEHVTIALQNEMGFDVGYGRARGTGEPGVYTVVVAYQEEEPAREAFRVALEMTLAAMFDEPYDAPAAIERLKDLADEYRLGPSTKAIVDAARKRRIPVKRLTPTGSLVQLGYGVYQKRIMASQTSDTSAIAVDICQEKPLTNTILRAVGISVPEGRTVKSADEAWDVAQDLGLPVILKPEAGNQGKGVMVNLRSEAEVRAAYAVASQYRGDVLVERHIEGDDYRLLVVDGKMVAAARRDPAQVMGDGKSTIAQLVEVANRDPRRRPGHSSSLTRIRLDDAAQVVLQQQGFTGDSVPAAGQAVKLRQNCNLSTGGTAADVTDVVHPSNARLAELAAQMLNLDIAGIDLLCKDIRRPLAEQGGAIVEVNAAPGLRMHIQPTSGVPRDVGGPIIDMLYPPGTPSRIPIVAVTGTNGKTTVVRLVAHMFETARRRVGFTSTEGTYIRGERILEGDCSGPKSAQAVLLHPRVEAAVLEVARGGILREGLGFDWCSVGVVTNLSSDHLGVGGIDTMEQLARVKQVVVESVAEEGAAVLNADDPRVAEMAAASKGKVVYFGRSPENPILQAHMLQGGSCVFVENNIIVTAQGHIRQMLVELERVTFTAGGTLRFQLENALAATAAAWASGLNPALIVRALTTFRTDMRTTPGRFNLFGLAERQVILDYGHNVGAMKALGEALPRTEGRRTLMAIGLPGDRRDEDILATFQETLSFVDEYVLYDLKDRRDRAALEIPQMMKSCLPPGTPFHFAKDQREAILRAFQQTRTGDRMVIIADIVHEALEVLEALAEVDEDAACENPVERVFE, from the coding sequence GCATGGCGTCACGGTTCGAAAGATTCAGGCCCTGCGGGGGCCCAACCTGTACGCGTACAAGACAGTGCTGCGCGTCGAGCTCGACATTGGCCCCTTGGAGGAGCGCCCGAGCAATTCCTTCCCCGGCTTTGTCGAGCGCCTGACGTCATGGCTCCCGGGCTTGCACCGGCACGAGTGCAGTGTCGGACGCCCCGGGGGCTTCGTCGAGCGCCTGCATCGTGGCACCTATCTGGCTCACATCACCGAGCACGTCACCATCGCGCTCCAGAACGAGATGGGCTTCGATGTGGGCTACGGCCGCGCCCGCGGCACTGGCGAGCCCGGCGTCTACACCGTCGTCGTCGCGTATCAGGAGGAGGAGCCCGCGCGCGAGGCCTTCCGGGTGGCGCTCGAGATGACGCTGGCCGCCATGTTCGATGAGCCCTACGACGCGCCCGCGGCCATCGAGCGGCTGAAGGACTTGGCGGATGAGTACCGGCTCGGGCCCAGCACCAAGGCCATCGTGGACGCGGCGCGCAAGCGCCGCATCCCGGTGAAGAGGCTCACGCCCACTGGGAGCCTCGTGCAGCTCGGCTATGGTGTGTACCAGAAGCGCATCATGGCCTCGCAGACGTCGGACACGTCCGCCATCGCCGTGGACATCTGCCAGGAGAAGCCGCTCACCAACACCATCCTGCGCGCCGTGGGCATCTCCGTGCCCGAGGGCCGCACCGTGAAGTCCGCCGACGAGGCCTGGGATGTGGCGCAGGATCTGGGCCTGCCCGTCATCCTCAAGCCCGAGGCTGGAAATCAGGGCAAGGGCGTGATGGTCAACCTGCGCTCGGAGGCCGAGGTCCGCGCCGCCTACGCGGTGGCCTCTCAGTACCGCGGGGATGTACTGGTCGAGCGCCACATCGAAGGTGATGACTACCGCCTGCTCGTCGTGGACGGGAAGATGGTGGCCGCCGCGCGCAGAGACCCTGCCCAGGTGATGGGCGATGGCAAGAGCACCATCGCGCAGCTCGTCGAGGTGGCGAACCGGGATCCGCGCCGCCGCCCGGGACACAGCAGCAGCCTGACGCGCATCCGGCTGGATGATGCTGCCCAAGTGGTGCTCCAGCAGCAGGGGTTCACCGGGGACTCCGTGCCCGCGGCCGGGCAGGCCGTGAAGCTGCGGCAGAACTGCAACCTGTCCACCGGAGGCACCGCTGCCGATGTCACGGACGTGGTGCACCCGAGCAACGCCCGCCTGGCCGAACTCGCCGCGCAGATGCTGAACCTGGACATCGCGGGCATCGACCTGCTGTGCAAGGACATCCGCCGCCCGCTGGCGGAGCAGGGTGGAGCCATCGTCGAGGTGAACGCGGCCCCAGGCCTGCGCATGCACATCCAGCCCACCAGCGGCGTGCCGCGCGACGTGGGGGGCCCCATCATCGACATGTTGTATCCACCGGGCACGCCGTCGCGCATCCCCATCGTCGCTGTCACGGGCACCAACGGGAAGACGACGGTGGTCCGGCTCGTGGCGCACATGTTCGAGACCGCGCGCCGCAGGGTCGGCTTCACCAGCACCGAGGGCACGTACATCCGGGGCGAGCGCATCCTCGAAGGAGACTGTTCCGGGCCCAAGAGCGCCCAAGCCGTGCTGCTGCATCCCCGAGTGGAGGCCGCCGTGCTCGAGGTGGCGCGCGGGGGCATCCTCCGCGAGGGGCTCGGCTTCGACTGGTGCAGCGTAGGCGTGGTTACCAACCTCAGCTCGGATCATCTCGGCGTCGGCGGCATCGACACGATGGAGCAGCTGGCCCGCGTGAAGCAGGTCGTCGTCGAGTCCGTAGCCGAGGAGGGTGCCGCCGTGCTCAACGCGGATGACCCACGGGTGGCGGAGATGGCCGCGGCTTCCAAGGGCAAGGTCGTCTACTTCGGCCGCAGCCCGGAGAACCCCATCCTCCAAGCGCACATGCTCCAAGGCGGCAGCTGCGTCTTCGTGGAGAACAACATCATCGTCACGGCTCAGGGGCACATCCGGCAGATGCTCGTGGAGCTGGAGCGCGTCACGTTCACCGCGGGCGGCACCCTCCGCTTCCAGCTCGAGAACGCGCTGGCCGCCACCGCTGCGGCATGGGCCTCGGGGCTCAACCCGGCCCTCATCGTCCGGGCCCTGACGACCTTCCGCACCGACATGAGGACGACGCCGGGCCGCTTCAACCTCTTCGGGCTGGCGGAGCGGCAGGTCATCCTGGACTACGGGCACAACGTGGGCGCCATGAAGGCGCTGGGCGAGGCGCTGCCCCGCACCGAGGGCCGGCGGACCCTCATGGCCATTGGCCTCCCCGGAGACAGGCGGGATGAAGACATCCTGGCCACCTTCCAGGAAACGCTGTCCTTCGTGGACGAGTACGTGCTGTATGACTTGAAGGACCGCCGGGACCGCGCCGCGCTCGAGATTCCCCAGATGATGAAGAGCTGCCTGCCTCCGGGCACGCCCTTCCACTTCGCCAAGGATCAGCGCGAGGCCATCCTCCGCGCCTTCCAGCAGACCCGCACCGGGGATCGGATGGTCATCATCGCCGACATCGTGCACGAGGCGCTGGAGGTCCTCGAGGCCCTGGCCGAGGTGGATGAAGACGCTGCGTGCGAGAACCCGGTCGAGCGGGTGTTCGAGTAG